A region of the Polynucleobacter sp. MWH-Braz-FAM2G genome:
CTTGCCAGACGCTTCCTTTGCTGGTCAGCAAGAGACTTTTTTGAATGTCGAAGGTATTGAAGATGTTCTCAAGAAAATTCGCGAAGTGTTTGCTTCTTTATATAACGATCGCGCCATCTCCTACCGTGTTCATAAGGGCTTTGCCCATGCTGAAGTAGCTTTATCTGCTGGTATTCAGCGCATGGTTCGTTCCGATCTTGGCGCTGCAGGCGTGATGTTTACTCTAGATACAGAGTCTGGATTTGAGGATGTTGTTTTCATTACATCAAGCTATGGCTTAGGCGAGACAGTTGTTCAAGGCGCCGTGAACCCAGACGAGTTTTATGTTTTCAAAACAACCTTGGCTCAAGGCAAAAAAGCGATTATTCGTCGCTCTTTAGGTTCCAAGTTAATTCAGATGCAATTTGCGCCGAAAGGTTCTGCTGAAAAAGTGCAGACCGTGGACGTATCTCCAGAAAAGCGGAATCGTTTCTCGTTGGAAGATGCTGACATTACTGAACTGGCTAAATATGCCATGATCATCGAGAAGCACTACGGTCGCCCAATGGACATTGAGTGGGGTAAAGACGGTCAAGATGGTCGTATTTATATTCTTCAGGCACGTCCTGAGACTGTAAAGAGTCAAGCTGCTGGACAAGTAGAGATGCGCTACAAGCTCAAAGGCAGTTCTAAAGTGCTGGCAAAAGGTCGCGCTATTGGTCAAAAGATTGGTGCTGGTCCAGTGCGCATCATTCGCGATCCAAGTGAAATGGATCGTGTTCAGCCTGGTGATGTTTTGGTTGCTGATATGACTGATCCAAACTGGGAGCCGGTCATGAAGCGTGCTTCAGCCATTGTGACGAATCGCGGGGGGCGCACTTGTCACGCAGCGATTATTGCTCGTGAGCTTGGTGTACCTGCAGTGGTTGGTTGTGGCGATGCAACCGAGAATTTACAAGACGGCATGATGGTGACCGTTTCTTGTGCTGAAGGTGATGAAGGTCATATCTACGATGGATTGATCGAAACAGAAGTGACTGAAGTATCGCGTGGTGTATTGCCAGATATCCCAGTAAAAATCACCATGAATATCGGTAATCCTCAATTGGCATTTGATTTCTGCCAGATTCCAAATGCTGGCGTTGGCTTAGCTCGTCTAGAGTTCATTATTAATAACTACATTGGCGTGCACCCTCGCGCAGTATTGGAGTATCCAAACATTGATCCTGACCTCAAGCGTGCAGTAGAGAGTGTTGCTCGCGGCTACGCTAGCCCACGTCAGTTTTATGAAGATAAGTTGGTTGAGGGCGTTGCTACTATTGCGGCCGCTTTTTATCCAAAGCCTGTCATCGTGCGCTTGTCAGACTTTAAGTCTAACGAATATAAGAAGTTGATCGGTGGATCGCGTTATGAGCCAGATGAGGAAAATCCAATGTTGGGATTCCGCGGTGCCTCACGCTATGTATCGGAAGATTTCGGCGAGGCATTTGCTCTAGAGTGCGCTGCAATGAAGCGTGTACGAGAAGATATGGGCTTAGACAATGTAGAAATCATGGTTCCATTTGTACGTACGATCAAGCAAGCTGAGCGTGTGATTGGCATGATGGAGAAGTTTGGCCTCAAGCGTGGCGTCAATGGCTTACGTTTGATCATGATGTGCGAGATTCCTTCAAATGCCATTTTGGCTGATCAATTCTTAGAGTATTTCGATGGCTTCTCTATCGGCTCTAATGATATGACTCAGTTAACTTTAGGTCTTGATCGTGACTCTGGTATGGAGCTATTGGCAATAGACTTCGACGAACGTGATCCATCAGTGGAATTTATGATTGCTCGCTCGATTGATGCTTGTCGTAAGCAAAATAAATACGTTGGTATTTGTGGTCAAGGACCTTCAGATCATCCAGACTTTGCCCGTTGGTTGGTCGAGAAGGGTATTACCTCTATCTCATTAAATCCTGATAGCGTAGTGACTACTTGGGAAATGTTGGGTAAGAATCTCAAAGCCTAAACATTCTTTAACGAACAAAAAAAGCCTAGATATTTCTAGGCTTTTTTGTTTTTACTGAGGGGCGTTGATTATCTTGTAGACCTACTTTTTCTTGGGCAGTGCCTTCTTGACCACCTTTTTCGCTAAGGTAGCTTTTTTGCTAACTGAAGACTTTACTGCTTTCGCTTTTGACGAAGGGGTATTAATCGGAACGCTACCCATTTTTTTGGCGGGAATGGAGATGTCACTTGATTTTTGAGTGCCACTCCAGCTTGGTTCGGCAATAGAGTTAAAGGCTTCACGCAGCTTCTCCCCCCATGATTGATGAATCATCGCAAAATAAGGATTTGCATCATCAAGGGTAACTAGTTTTGTAGCCTTTAAAGAATTTTTTTCATAAACCAGCATATCTAAAGGTAAACCAACCGAGATATTACTTTTTAATGTGGAATCCATCGAAATTAATGCGCACTTAGTTGCCAGATTAAGTGGAGTGGTGAAGTTAAGCACTCTATCTAAAATTGGCTTGCCGTACTTGGACTCTCCAATTTGGAAATAGCAAGTTTCAGGGGTGGATTCAATAAAGTTTCCGGCAGAATAAATATTGAATAGACGTGGCTTCTCACCTTTTACTTGACCGCCGAAAATCATATTGCAGTTAAAGTCGAGTCCGGCCTTCTCTAGGGCTGAATGATCTCGTTCATAAACTTGTTTAATTGCATCGCCTACAACAACCGCAGCTTCATATGAGTTTTTGGCTGTCCATAAGTTTCTGCCCTTGAGAGATTGACCTTGCAACAGAATTTCTTTAACAGACTGAGTGATGGCAAGATTACCAGCGCTCATGAGGGCAAAGAAGCGATCCTTATTCTGAAATAAGGTCATTTTTCTAAAAGTGCCAATTTGATCTACACCCGCATTTGTGCGAGTGTCAGACAAGAAAACAAGACCATCTTTAAGGCAAAGCCCAACACAATACGTCATACATTGACCCTCTTAATAATTTCTTGGAATTATCCCTTAATTATCCAAGAGGGTTGCTATGGCAACTGTTGAATGGAGATATTTGCGGTGAGTTCTTCGCCACCACCGCCTGAGCGAACACCCTTCACGGGCGCCGCTGAGTAATAGTCTCGACCAATGGCTAAACGAATGTGACTAGAATCAATTAAGCGGGCATGAGTAATGTCGACACTTGTCCAAATTCCTTTGTCAATATCACTACAAAAATCAATCCAAGCATGGCTAGCAAGGTTAGGTGATTCTTCAGCAAAAAAATACCCGCTCACATAACGTGCAGGGATTCCTGTTGCCCGACATAAGCTCAGCATGATATGAGCATGATCTTGGCAAACGCCAGATTTCATGGCGAACGATTGTGCTGCTGTAGTGGCAAAGTTCGTTTTTCCGGGAGAGTAAACAATCAAGCCTTGGATTGCTTCAGCGAGTTTAAGAACCTGATCAACTGAATTTTTCTTAGGCAGACTATAAGAGAAGTAATCGAGCATCTCTTCTGTTGGCTCAGTCAGATTGGTTTGTTGCAAAAGGTAGTAGGGTGAAACTGCTTTGGAATCATCAATGAACTCAAAAGCATCTTGTGTATGTACTTCGCCTTCAGCCTCAATCATCATCGAGGTATAAGGGCTTTCTTGCACAAACACACTGCATGTATTGCCAAATGTATCTATGGAGCTTGATGATTTTATGGGAGTGCTAATTCTCCACTTGTCGACTTGCTGGCCTGCAGTTGTTGGTGGTGTTAGGCGCAGTTCTTGGATGGAATACCGTACTGGAGTTTCATAGCGGTATTCAGTGCGGTGGCGAATTTTAAGATGCATATAGTCTTCGTGATTCTTAGGCGACAGCTAATGGAATGAGGTAAGCGTTACTGAACTCATCAGCTATGTGGTTGATGCGCTCTAGGAAGGTCTTAATAAACTCTTCAAGACCTTGCTCGAATACCTCATTAATATCTGAATAATCTAGACTGGCCTTAAGCTTCCCAAGTAAACGCTCGATTTCTTTTGATTGCTGATTCTTCACTTCGGAAATCAGAGGAATGAGTTCATTGATACAACAGACTAATGAGCGCGGCATTTGCTTGTTGAAGATCAGAAGTTCCGCTACTTGTTTGGGTGTTACCTGATCAGAGTAAATTTGACGGTAAATCTCAAAGGCGGACACGGAGCGGAGTAAGGCAGCCCAGTGATAGAAATCAAAAAATTCTCCATCTGTACCGTCTTCAGAAGATTTCTGGGCGCCCAGAACCTTGAGAGCATCTTGATCTTCGTATTTAGTCTCCAAAATGCGGGCAGTATTATCAGCGCGCTCTAGCAAGGTTCCCACATTAATGAAGTAGAAAGCCTCGTTCTTAAGCATGGTGCCATAGAAGACGCCTCTAAATAAATGACAACGATGCTTGACCCATTCAAGTAAACGACTAGGATCGGCTTGATGTCTTGCTTCTAGGATGCGTTGCAGCTCTAGCCAAGTGGTATTTTGAGTTTCCCAAACCTCGGAGGTGATCTTCCCGCGAATGACACGAGC
Encoded here:
- the ppsA gene encoding phosphoenolpyruvate synthase yields the protein MSNQQQQNSNMADAYVLPFEQLRMTDVESVGGKNASLGEMISQLASTGVRVPTGFATTALAFRDFLKHNNLTERIQQRLDGLNIDDVRALAEAGAEIRNWIETAPFQPRLEEEIRKAFAVLDDSGKGSFAVRSSATAEDLPDASFAGQQETFLNVEGIEDVLKKIREVFASLYNDRAISYRVHKGFAHAEVALSAGIQRMVRSDLGAAGVMFTLDTESGFEDVVFITSSYGLGETVVQGAVNPDEFYVFKTTLAQGKKAIIRRSLGSKLIQMQFAPKGSAEKVQTVDVSPEKRNRFSLEDADITELAKYAMIIEKHYGRPMDIEWGKDGQDGRIYILQARPETVKSQAAGQVEMRYKLKGSSKVLAKGRAIGQKIGAGPVRIIRDPSEMDRVQPGDVLVADMTDPNWEPVMKRASAIVTNRGGRTCHAAIIARELGVPAVVGCGDATENLQDGMMVTVSCAEGDEGHIYDGLIETEVTEVSRGVLPDIPVKITMNIGNPQLAFDFCQIPNAGVGLARLEFIINNYIGVHPRAVLEYPNIDPDLKRAVESVARGYASPRQFYEDKLVEGVATIAAAFYPKPVIVRLSDFKSNEYKKLIGGSRYEPDEENPMLGFRGASRYVSEDFGEAFALECAAMKRVREDMGLDNVEIMVPFVRTIKQAERVIGMMEKFGLKRGVNGLRLIMMCEIPSNAILADQFLEYFDGFSIGSNDMTQLTLGLDRDSGMELLAIDFDERDPSVEFMIARSIDACRKQNKYVGICGQGPSDHPDFARWLVEKGITSISLNPDSVVTTWEMLGKNLKA
- a CDS encoding peptidase, which produces MTYCVGLCLKDGLVFLSDTRTNAGVDQIGTFRKMTLFQNKDRFFALMSAGNLAITQSVKEILLQGQSLKGRNLWTAKNSYEAAVVVGDAIKQVYERDHSALEKAGLDFNCNMIFGGQVKGEKPRLFNIYSAGNFIESTPETCYFQIGESKYGKPILDRVLNFTTPLNLATKCALISMDSTLKSNISVGLPLDMLVYEKNSLKATKLVTLDDANPYFAMIHQSWGEKLREAFNSIAEPSWSGTQKSSDISIPAKKMGSVPINTPSSKAKAVKSSVSKKATLAKKVVKKALPKKK
- a CDS encoding transglutaminase family protein, producing MHLKIRHRTEYRYETPVRYSIQELRLTPPTTAGQQVDKWRISTPIKSSSSIDTFGNTCSVFVQESPYTSMMIEAEGEVHTQDAFEFIDDSKAVSPYYLLQQTNLTEPTEEMLDYFSYSLPKKNSVDQVLKLAEAIQGLIVYSPGKTNFATTAAQSFAMKSGVCQDHAHIMLSLCRATGIPARYVSGYFFAEESPNLASHAWIDFCSDIDKGIWTSVDITHARLIDSSHIRLAIGRDYYSAAPVKGVRSGGGGEELTANISIQQLP
- a CDS encoding alpha-E domain-containing protein, producing the protein MLSRTADCLYWMARYTERAENTARMLDVNHQTSLLPQPAEFLEQSWKKLLTISKLEDAFLSKYDVINRENVLDFMIYETSNPSSIVSCLFAARENARVIRGKITSEVWETQNTTWLELQRILEARHQADPSRLLEWVKHRCHLFRGVFYGTMLKNEAFYFINVGTLLERADNTARILETKYEDQDALKVLGAQKSSEDGTDGEFFDFYHWAALLRSVSAFEIYRQIYSDQVTPKQVAELLIFNKQMPRSLVCCINELIPLISEVKNQQSKEIERLLGKLKASLDYSDINEVFEQGLEEFIKTFLERINHIADEFSNAYLIPLAVA